One window of the Candidatus Zixiibacteriota bacterium genome contains the following:
- a CDS encoding membrane hypothetical protein (Evidence 5 : Unknown function) codes for MGNCPKLDERPAVKEKDNHIFWILNYSLVFLYLLHLVPFALHNARLWGLNHLVFLPPGFTIVYSILGILTLGLIFIPAVREKGNAIFNFTASLLFESRHKYLARVLVIVIAGVTFSIFPMPTHFLGDGYQYLENIGSSSGTFVKWSEMGVALIVLGLQSLIGPKSPENALLAFRIVAVLSGIITIWFYFLIAEIMSGDRTYRLIVFIISLLSGSLLLFFGYVEFYPLLWPAVTGFIYYGLKYIKKGAGLPGCLTFLLGGLVIHLIMAVFIPSFAYLAIFTGKGAIIYRRLRKLVWVVILTAVAVCLAAVIYKFKTDLGFENIFLPLFQGKSINPSYALISLPHLIDIVNLLLLLSPLLPVMILVLIFYRERNLSRSEFIYLGWAAAGTILFLFVIDPSLTMPRDWDLFSLSAFPITLLILLAIKPVGRTLISGLSSTILVALIAFTMPFIVTNLRTDSSIAYVSSFVNEDRAKSMGTVFNLKVYYDRIGDTARADSINHELNLHYRDLVLINQALKAVYDNDMKTANNLIPLITPNEFSKDYHLLLGMYYLNIRKTDFALIEIRKAIQLQPYYYKSYLDLAIAYMAQRNRAKSIESLKEALKLKNNDSEVLFVLASAYLGEGQADSCEFYSRNLLRVDSNYFPVYYLLARAAIIKGSKSDAERWSEIFIEKGTGSPGYDMQKNELLKMLGDSIKVK; via the coding sequence ATGGGAAATTGCCCCAAATTGGATGAGCGGCCTGCAGTGAAAGAAAAAGATAACCATATCTTCTGGATCTTAAATTATTCCCTGGTATTCCTGTATCTTTTGCATCTGGTCCCCTTCGCGCTTCATAATGCCCGGCTATGGGGACTCAACCATCTAGTTTTCCTTCCCCCGGGCTTTACAATTGTCTATTCAATTCTGGGAATTTTGACTCTTGGCCTGATTTTTATTCCGGCCGTTCGCGAGAAAGGGAATGCCATCTTCAACTTCACGGCCTCTCTATTATTTGAATCCCGGCACAAATATCTCGCGCGGGTTCTTGTTATTGTTATTGCGGGGGTGACCTTTTCAATTTTCCCCATGCCGACACACTTCCTTGGTGACGGATATCAATATCTGGAAAACATCGGCTCCTCGTCAGGGACCTTTGTGAAATGGAGCGAAATGGGTGTCGCCCTTATAGTTCTTGGCCTCCAATCATTAATCGGCCCCAAAAGCCCCGAGAATGCTCTATTGGCTTTCCGAATTGTCGCCGTCCTTTCAGGCATCATTACGATATGGTTTTATTTTCTGATTGCCGAGATAATGTCTGGGGACAGAACGTATCGACTAATAGTATTCATAATATCGCTTCTTTCCGGTTCGCTTCTGCTCTTTTTTGGATATGTGGAGTTCTATCCCCTGCTATGGCCTGCAGTGACAGGCTTCATCTATTATGGTCTGAAATATATTAAAAAAGGCGCTGGTCTTCCCGGCTGTCTCACTTTTCTATTGGGGGGACTGGTAATTCATTTAATAATGGCGGTTTTCATCCCATCTTTTGCCTATCTGGCTATTTTTACAGGAAAAGGCGCCATCATATATCGCCGCCTTCGGAAGTTGGTCTGGGTCGTCATCTTGACTGCTGTTGCCGTCTGTCTCGCGGCGGTGATATACAAATTCAAAACCGATCTGGGCTTCGAAAATATTTTCTTGCCTCTTTTTCAGGGGAAATCGATAAATCCGTCCTATGCCCTTATATCCTTGCCGCACCTTATAGATATCGTCAATCTTTTGCTACTTTTATCTCCGCTTCTTCCGGTCATGATCCTGGTGCTGATATTTTATCGCGAACGCAATTTATCCAGATCGGAATTTATATATCTGGGATGGGCCGCCGCCGGGACCATCCTTTTTCTCTTTGTCATAGACCCTTCTCTGACCATGCCGCGCGATTGGGATCTTTTCTCTTTGTCCGCTTTTCCCATCACCCTTCTCATCCTTCTAGCCATAAAGCCGGTCGGCAGGACTTTGATATCCGGCCTCTCTTCAACTATCCTTGTCGCCTTAATTGCCTTCACGATGCCGTTTATTGTGACCAACCTACGGACAGATTCATCGATTGCCTATGTTTCTTCCTTTGTCAATGAAGACCGCGCCAAATCGATGGGCACGGTGTTTAATCTAAAAGTATATTATGACAGGATAGGGGATACGGCCCGGGCCGATTCAATCAATCATGAACTGAATCTTCACTATCGCGACCTGGTTCTTATCAATCAGGCCCTGAAGGCCGTCTATGATAATGACATGAAGACCGCCAATAATCTGATCCCCTTGATTACACCTAACGAATTTTCTAAAGATTATCACCTCCTGCTCGGGATGTACTACCTGAATATCAGGAAGACCGATTTTGCGCTTATTGAAATAAGAAAGGCCATTCAACTTCAGCCATATTATTACAAGTCATATCTGGATCTGGCCATCGCATATATGGCCCAGCGGAATCGGGCCAAATCAATTGAATCGCTTAAAGAAGCCCTGAAACTGAAAAATAACGACAGCGAGGTCCTTTTTGTCCTGGCCTCGGCGTACCTGGGAGAGGGGCAAGCCGACTCGTGTGAATTTTACAGCCGAAATCTTTTGCGAGTTGATTCGAATTATTTTCCGGTCTATTATTTACTGGCGAGGGCGGCCATAATCAAGGGCTCAAAATCAGACGCCGAGAGATGGTCAGAGATTTTTATCGAAAAGGGAACCGGCTCACCCGGTTATGATATGCAGAAGAATGAACTACTAAAAATGCTCGGCGACTCCATAAAAGTCAAATGA
- a CDS encoding membrane hypothetical protein (Evidence 5 : Unknown function), protein MNKETAPYSYLIVTLLVILWGIHFIPLLSEKSRMWGFNHLIFLPLPVIISFVLIGISVLALTLLPCSRSWDQNLTSWFSRIFFESRQKYLYRSIFAAVCGIIFLLFPMPTHFLGDGYQYLNNIASESGTFVKWSEKGITYILLAVQALLGTKDLHSALMAFRTVSVASGIAAIWLYFLIAQESISGPIGRLLIFATLTFSGSLLLFFGYVENYPLLWIAVPGLIYFCLRYLKGKSGLLGALIFLLFGIFIHLLTAIFLPAVIYVIFSVGRGKILFQKFRMAFIAAGSVFILAIIYLFIRQYSTNLYFENIFLPLFTGKPIDPAYAILSSSHIIDMINLLFLLYPLLPLFVVVGLSEFRTMASKPPGMFLLLAALGGLAFLLVIDPGLTMPRDWDLFSLSGLALILFLLTNSRYDSDRNLMRIPIIPVIAVTILSSVPYVMVNLNGPSSARYVENFVSNDMSKSMGTLITLREYFKEQGDMTLADSVNDVINSKFGNFNLMRDAMTAIQRGDLNRAGQIINRIAPDKFSKNYHRLMAFYHLLEKKPGLAAQEARKAIQVQPYSYDSYLLLSSCFQIQGEYDSALAVLQVAYQLNNRSLPILTALADISLFQRNFESALIYSSKIIEMDSLNANGLYFLTKSYFGEGRTEDARKYAGKYLTYEARDPLFETRKKELHELLGR, encoded by the coding sequence ATGAATAAGGAAACAGCTCCATATTCGTACCTGATAGTTACATTACTTGTAATTCTGTGGGGAATACACTTCATACCGCTTCTATCTGAAAAATCTCGAATGTGGGGCTTCAATCATTTGATATTTCTTCCCCTGCCCGTGATAATAAGTTTTGTGCTGATCGGGATTTCGGTTCTGGCATTGACCCTTTTGCCATGCAGCCGCAGTTGGGATCAAAATCTTACATCATGGTTTTCCCGTATTTTTTTCGAGTCCCGGCAAAAATATCTGTACCGGTCCATTTTCGCGGCCGTCTGCGGCATCATTTTCTTACTATTCCCCATGCCGACCCATTTTCTTGGCGACGGCTATCAGTACTTGAACAATATCGCATCGGAATCGGGGACATTTGTCAAATGGAGCGAAAAGGGAATTACATATATTCTGCTCGCAGTCCAAGCTCTTTTGGGCACGAAAGATCTCCATTCGGCTCTAATGGCCTTCAGAACGGTTTCTGTCGCGTCGGGTATTGCCGCAATTTGGCTGTATTTTTTGATTGCCCAGGAATCGATTTCCGGACCAATTGGACGATTACTTATTTTTGCCACTCTCACATTTTCGGGAAGCCTTCTATTATTTTTCGGGTATGTCGAAAATTATCCCCTCCTTTGGATAGCCGTCCCGGGTTTGATTTACTTCTGCCTTCGTTATTTGAAGGGGAAATCCGGTCTTTTGGGGGCACTTATTTTTCTTCTTTTCGGAATCTTTATCCATCTTCTTACGGCCATATTTCTTCCGGCGGTCATATATGTAATTTTCAGCGTCGGCCGCGGGAAAATCCTGTTCCAAAAATTCAGGATGGCCTTCATCGCCGCCGGAAGCGTCTTTATCCTGGCGATAATTTATTTGTTTATCCGCCAGTATTCGACCAATTTGTATTTTGAAAATATATTCCTGCCGTTATTTACAGGCAAACCGATAGACCCCGCATACGCCATATTGAGTTCGTCGCATATTATCGACATGATAAATCTTCTTTTTTTGCTGTATCCGCTCCTTCCATTATTCGTCGTAGTAGGATTGAGTGAATTTCGCACTATGGCGTCAAAACCGCCAGGCATGTTCCTTCTGCTCGCCGCATTGGGGGGCCTGGCATTTCTGCTGGTTATTGACCCGGGTCTGACCATGCCGCGCGATTGGGATCTGTTCAGTCTTAGCGGCCTTGCACTCATCTTGTTTCTACTGACGAATAGCAGATATGACAGCGACAGAAATCTCATGAGGATCCCGATAATCCCGGTAATTGCAGTCACAATTTTATCCTCGGTACCTTATGTAATGGTCAATCTTAACGGCCCTTCTTCCGCGCGGTACGTAGAGAATTTTGTATCGAATGATATGAGTAAATCAATGGGCACTCTGATAACTTTGCGGGAATATTTCAAGGAACAAGGCGACATGACCCTGGCTGATTCCGTGAACGACGTCATTAATAGTAAATTTGGCAATTTCAATTTGATGCGTGACGCCATGACCGCCATTCAGCGCGGCGATTTGAATCGAGCAGGTCAAATAATAAACCGGATCGCGCCCGATAAATTTTCCAAAAATTATCATCGCCTCATGGCATTTTACCATCTTCTCGAAAAAAAACCGGGCTTGGCCGCCCAAGAAGCCCGCAAGGCCATTCAGGTACAACCCTATTCGTACGATTCCTATTTGCTGTTGTCGAGTTGCTTTCAAATTCAGGGCGAGTATGACAGCGCCCTAGCCGTCCTACAGGTCGCCTATCAACTGAATAACAGATCTCTGCCCATTTTGACGGCCCTGGCCGATATTTCCCTGTTCCAAAGAAATTTTGAATCAGCGCTGATCTATTCATCAAAAATTATTGAAATGGATTCCCTGAATGCCAATGGCCTTTATTTTCTTACCAAATCGTATTTTGGTGAAGGACGGACGGAGGATGCACGGAAGTACGCCGGAAAATATCTAACATACGAAGCCCGGGATCCATTGTTCGAAACACGTAAGAAGGAACTTCATGAGTTGCTCGGGAGATGA
- a CDS encoding membrane hypothetical protein (Evidence 5 : Unknown function) has protein sequence MMLRHWPKSRKAIMGYNRGRNWFHLSYLFLILIFLLHLFPIAASSSRMWGFNHLLFLPPSYTMIFIIAALFAVLFPLTPVASKYSTALADGFTTLFYNSSRRYVYRAIVIALAAVLFVAFPAPTHFLGDGYSVLNNIASPSGHFVKWTEKGITYILLGLQSLFGGSSPNNAEAAFRAVSVISGMIAVWFYFLLAEIMADSRIKRLLIFGTLFFSGSLLLFFGYVENYPLLWPAGSAFIYFSMKYIRTGRGITPALVILLFGIMIHLETSIFIPTFIFIVFARGKPRNLYNRFPRSFQGFTLLLIGAVIFLFSRKIMTDLYFENIFLPPFVGKSIDPSYAIFSVRHLLDQLNLLLLLYPAIPLLLLWGLRSLSWKHWDKITIFLFLAAGGGLLFMTVIDPTLGMAKDWDLFSLTGLGSALLLLYLIKEEFHLTIARILVPFLLLISLSTVNYLVTNLDKESSEKYIRNIIAFDGKRALHAMIVLRDYCLRDGRVAAADSIDSDFRIRFPDEADIQRAGYALDQGDTLLATGIMEAMPAQKFSYAYHNLWSMIYYWEKKYDSALMQSDMAVTLNNYNSNLFFNRARIFSRMENYDSAIGALKNAYLLDNSNIEIITGMAALFIYFKQPDSCIKYSLRAQAIDSDRPSSYYFLAQAYNLLNDHVLAVENARQYLKLGAKDPAFARRRAEMMSLVGDAL, from the coding sequence ATGATGCTCCGGCATTGGCCGAAGAGCCGAAAGGCAATTATGGGATATAATCGGGGCCGCAACTGGTTTCACCTTTCATATCTTTTCCTGATCTTGATTTTCCTGCTTCATCTATTTCCTATTGCCGCGTCATCATCGCGAATGTGGGGCTTTAATCATCTGCTGTTTCTGCCTCCTTCTTATACAATGATTTTTATAATCGCGGCGCTGTTTGCCGTCCTGTTTCCCCTGACCCCCGTCGCCTCGAAATACAGTACTGCACTGGCCGACGGTTTTACAACGCTGTTTTACAATTCGTCCCGCCGTTATGTTTATAGAGCCATTGTCATTGCTCTGGCGGCTGTCCTGTTTGTTGCCTTCCCGGCGCCGACTCATTTTCTTGGCGACGGTTATTCTGTGCTGAATAATATCGCATCGCCATCAGGACATTTCGTCAAGTGGACTGAAAAAGGGATTACCTATATACTCCTCGGGCTGCAGTCGCTATTCGGCGGCAGTTCACCCAATAACGCCGAAGCCGCCTTCCGTGCGGTTTCTGTGATTTCCGGAATGATCGCCGTCTGGTTCTATTTTCTTCTAGCCGAGATCATGGCCGACAGCCGAATTAAGAGACTTTTGATCTTCGGAACATTGTTTTTTTCCGGATCGCTTCTTCTGTTTTTTGGGTATGTTGAGAATTATCCGCTTCTCTGGCCGGCGGGGAGTGCTTTCATCTATTTTTCGATGAAGTATATAAGGACGGGGCGGGGAATCACGCCGGCATTGGTTATCCTTTTGTTCGGAATCATGATACATCTTGAAACATCCATTTTTATTCCGACCTTTATTTTCATAGTCTTTGCTCGCGGTAAGCCGCGTAATTTGTACAATAGGTTTCCCCGGTCATTTCAGGGCTTCACTTTGCTTTTAATCGGCGCCGTCATTTTCCTTTTTTCCCGAAAAATCATGACCGATTTGTATTTTGAAAACATCTTTCTGCCGCCCTTTGTCGGGAAATCGATCGATCCATCCTATGCGATTTTTTCCGTTCGTCACCTTCTTGACCAATTGAATCTATTACTGCTTCTTTATCCCGCTATCCCCCTTCTTTTGCTCTGGGGGCTGCGTAGTCTCTCCTGGAAACATTGGGACAAAATAACAATATTTCTGTTTTTGGCCGCCGGCGGCGGTCTGTTATTTATGACTGTCATCGACCCCACGCTCGGCATGGCCAAGGATTGGGATTTATTCTCATTGACCGGGCTTGGTTCGGCGCTTTTGCTGCTTTACCTAATAAAGGAAGAATTCCATTTGACGATCGCGAGAATTTTGGTGCCTTTTTTGCTCCTTATCTCATTATCTACGGTCAATTATCTGGTCACCAATCTCGATAAAGAAAGTTCGGAAAAATATATAAGGAACATTATCGCTTTTGACGGCAAACGGGCGCTTCACGCTATGATTGTTCTGAGAGACTATTGCCTTCGCGACGGCCGGGTGGCGGCCGCCGATTCGATCGACAGCGATTTTCGGATCCGGTTTCCCGATGAAGCCGATATTCAGCGCGCCGGCTATGCTCTCGATCAGGGCGATACTCTCCTGGCGACCGGGATCATGGAAGCGATGCCCGCTCAAAAATTCTCCTATGCTTATCATAATCTGTGGAGCATGATTTATTACTGGGAAAAGAAATATGACAGTGCTCTAATGCAATCCGATATGGCCGTCACCTTGAACAATTATAATTCAAACCTATTCTTCAACCGCGCCCGCATCTTCAGTCGGATGGAAAATTATGACAGCGCCATTGGGGCACTGAAAAATGCCTATCTCCTGGACAATTCCAATATTGAGATCATTACCGGCATGGCGGCCCTTTTCATCTACTTCAAGCAACCGGATTCCTGCATCAAATATTCCCTCCGGGCACAGGCGATTGATTCCGACCGCCCATCTTCATATTATTTTTTGGCGCAAGCATATAATCTTCTGAATGATCACGTCTTGGCCGTCGAAAATGCCCGTCAATATCTGAAACTCGGGGCAAAAGACCCAGCCTTTGCCAGACGAAGAGCGGAAATGATGAGTCTTGTGGGGGATGCGTTATGA
- a CDS encoding membrane hypothetical protein (Evidence 5 : Unknown function), with translation MRGKSRFVKSPKFSTGPFWVPYLILSGLFALQFLPLLFPRSRLWAFNSLIFLPPAYLVACILLAAVALIAPFLTFMAPFNSRLKSWFQQVFFESPRKYLYRLLFVGVSVTLFITLSAKTHFLGDGYALLGNLASQTGEFVKWSERGVTIILITVRSLLGGPSADTALNSFRMVSYLSGAVSLWFIFALTGLISSGDRYHIMVFSALLFTGMLLLFFGYVENYPLVWIGLTGFSFFAIKYLRTGKGIVLSGTFLLFGIFMHLEMGIFVPAYLFLLFIRGAGNRFYKRFPYLVWIFVCTLIILALYIFRHKYSTSVYFQNFFLPLFTGKPQDPAYAVFSWPHIIDMLNQLFLLFPLLLILLPFASRGWKRLLKSSEGLFLTLMALGGVAFLSIIDPTLGMPRDWDLFSITAFGLILLVVLAIPDKKEIIPVRFIFPLLMFSVMISGLNIAKNINVNSSLAYTRYFARLDTPKSLSTLMAMHGYFKNNSDTAAVADLHLEFSDIFQSEQKMERAVKAGDNGDFKSLRALLDSIPPDNYSSRYHLILSQKMAFEGQLQLSLQELNKAIQLQEYNFNLYTRRSMIYAILNKYPEALTDLQMAYRLNNSNMALLEGLAIMQLECNRPDSALYYTELLEKQGPTGTLLFYIRARAGSLLGNEQLAKINAHLYIDKALTDPKYPVRKKEMEQILRLP, from the coding sequence ATGAGGGGAAAGTCCCGATTTGTTAAAAGCCCGAAATTTTCGACCGGGCCATTCTGGGTCCCTTATTTAATTCTCTCCGGATTGTTTGCGCTTCAGTTTCTTCCTCTTCTATTTCCCCGGAGCCGCCTTTGGGCTTTTAACAGTCTAATCTTCCTTCCGCCCGCATACCTGGTTGCATGTATTTTGCTTGCAGCCGTTGCCCTGATTGCCCCATTTCTCACTTTTATGGCTCCGTTTAACAGCAGGCTAAAATCATGGTTCCAGCAGGTATTTTTCGAGTCCCCGCGAAAATATCTCTATAGGCTTCTTTTCGTCGGCGTCAGCGTGACACTTTTTATAACGCTTTCCGCGAAAACTCATTTTCTTGGCGACGGTTATGCTCTTCTCGGGAATTTGGCTTCGCAGACCGGTGAATTTGTTAAATGGAGCGAGCGCGGGGTTACTATTATTCTGATAACGGTCAGATCGCTTTTGGGCGGGCCAAGTGCCGATACCGCTTTGAATTCTTTCCGGATGGTATCATACCTATCAGGGGCCGTATCACTTTGGTTCATTTTTGCCTTGACCGGTCTGATTTCTTCCGGAGATCGCTATCATATTATGGTCTTTTCGGCCCTCCTTTTTACCGGGATGCTTCTTCTTTTCTTTGGCTATGTTGAGAATTACCCCCTCGTCTGGATCGGCCTTACCGGATTTTCTTTTTTTGCCATTAAATATCTGCGCACGGGGAAAGGAATTGTTCTATCAGGCACATTTCTCCTTTTTGGAATATTTATGCATCTCGAGATGGGCATATTCGTTCCGGCATATCTGTTCCTTTTATTTATTCGAGGGGCCGGGAACCGATTTTATAAACGATTTCCGTATTTGGTTTGGATTTTCGTCTGTACTTTAATAATTCTGGCACTGTACATATTCCGACACAAATATTCGACCAGTGTTTACTTTCAAAATTTCTTTCTTCCCTTATTCACGGGAAAGCCGCAGGATCCGGCCTATGCTGTTTTCAGTTGGCCCCACATAATAGATATGCTGAATCAATTGTTCCTGCTATTTCCGTTACTATTGATTCTTCTTCCTTTCGCCTCGAGAGGATGGAAAAGACTTCTTAAATCGTCCGAAGGCTTATTTTTAACGCTGATGGCCCTGGGCGGAGTTGCTTTTCTCTCAATTATAGATCCTACCCTGGGGATGCCACGGGATTGGGATCTTTTTTCAATCACTGCCTTCGGCCTGATTTTATTAGTCGTCCTGGCAATTCCCGACAAAAAGGAAATTATTCCGGTCAGATTTATTTTCCCCCTCTTGATGTTTTCCGTAATGATCTCCGGATTGAATATCGCGAAAAATATAAATGTTAACTCATCTCTTGCGTATACAAGGTATTTTGCCCGCCTTGACACACCCAAATCCCTATCCACTCTGATGGCCATGCACGGATATTTCAAAAATAACAGCGATACTGCGGCCGTCGCCGATCTGCATCTGGAGTTCAGCGATATCTTCCAGTCCGAACAAAAAATGGAACGAGCCGTCAAGGCGGGAGACAACGGCGATTTTAAATCTCTTAGAGCCCTTCTCGATTCGATACCTCCCGACAATTACTCGTCCCGCTACCACCTCATCCTGAGCCAGAAAATGGCTTTCGAGGGGCAGTTGCAGTTGTCGCTGCAGGAACTGAACAAGGCCATCCAACTGCAGGAGTATAATTTCAATTTATATACACGGCGCTCCATGATTTATGCCATCCTGAATAAATATCCCGAGGCCCTGACCGACCTGCAGATGGCATATCGTTTGAACAACAGCAACATGGCATTGCTCGAAGGTCTGGCAATTATGCAACTCGAGTGTAACAGACCCGATTCAGCCCTGTATTATACGGAACTGCTGGAAAAACAGGGTCCGACCGGCACCCTTCTATTTTATATCAGAGCCCGCGCCGGAAGTCTCCTGGGCAATGAGCAACTGGCAAAAATCAATGCCCATCTTTACATCGACAAAGCGCTTACTGATCCGAAATACCCGGTTCGAAAAAAGGAAATGGAACAGATTTTGAGACTTCCCTGA
- a CDS encoding membrane hypothetical protein (Evidence 5 : Unknown function): MEFRVAYILLAALILIRFIPLIFSASRTWGFNQYIFLPAYLTVIYALFSGLLLFWPFSPWLLSFGEKIAKEISAFLFSSPNRIRNRILVLAVAAILFISLRMPTHFLGDGYALLSNLASPSGTFVKWTEKGIVFVQIGLMSVLGAPGESTALWTFRIISFLSGLASLWFFLMIADILGETGIKKLLIVSVITFSGSLLLFFGYVENYPLLWPALAGFTYFGVKHIKSGSGLSLAALFLILGIIVHLEMAIFMPALIFMIFVRGRGYKIYRALRPFWWMTFAAVTALLIFLFQYKIRTDLFFENIFLPIFGGKPIAPSYSIFSPSHLADMVNLFLLLSPVLPVLIILALHRTDSNRAEKNLHTFLLISFFGALLFLLAVDPTLGMARDWDLFSLSAFSFTLFISRLISSETESARRLMIPTITLAAIAALAFLAVNLGAPSSARYCQYIINLDRNKSFGALVALHRYYLKSGDIYHADSVNKIYYAVFADELRMDRAEEALEKGDYHGARELSQHITPDKFSSRYHMLMSNIFFQEGDPDRALREMDQSIQLQPYNGKLYLARAMIYSRLGRNANAIQDLRQGYRYNTHDKDILEGLAALYLYISRPDSAVLYAKKLAVADSSGSDGYYYLSKAFATLGNIAEAKKYLTDFSNRATIAEIEQTRRMELEKLISNLEATGR, from the coding sequence ATGGAATTCAGAGTCGCATATATTCTTCTGGCCGCTTTAATCTTAATTCGCTTTATTCCTCTTATTTTTTCCGCCAGCCGAACGTGGGGATTCAATCAATACATATTTCTGCCCGCCTATCTGACAGTAATATACGCTTTATTCTCCGGACTCCTTTTGTTCTGGCCTTTTTCTCCTTGGCTGCTTTCATTCGGCGAGAAAATTGCGAAAGAAATTTCCGCATTTCTGTTTTCCTCACCCAACCGTATAAGAAACAGAATTTTAGTTCTGGCAGTTGCGGCCATTCTTTTCATTTCCCTTAGGATGCCGACCCATTTTCTCGGCGATGGCTATGCATTGCTATCCAATCTGGCGTCCCCTTCGGGAACTTTTGTCAAATGGACTGAAAAGGGAATCGTTTTCGTCCAGATCGGACTTATGTCGGTTCTGGGAGCCCCAGGAGAATCGACGGCGCTCTGGACATTCAGAATTATTTCGTTTCTCTCCGGTCTGGCCTCACTCTGGTTCTTTCTTATGATTGCCGATATTCTCGGCGAAACCGGCATCAAGAAATTGTTGATAGTGTCGGTTATAACATTTTCCGGAAGCCTCCTTCTCTTTTTCGGTTATGTGGAAAATTACCCTCTTCTCTGGCCGGCATTGGCCGGTTTCACATATTTCGGAGTCAAACACATTAAGAGCGGTTCAGGACTTTCATTGGCCGCTCTTTTTCTCATTCTGGGGATCATAGTGCATCTGGAAATGGCAATTTTTATGCCGGCCTTGATTTTTATGATCTTTGTCCGAGGCCGAGGGTACAAAATATATCGAGCCCTTCGCCCATTCTGGTGGATGACTTTTGCCGCCGTTACGGCATTGCTAATTTTTCTTTTCCAATACAAAATCAGAACCGATCTATTTTTCGAAAATATTTTTCTGCCCATTTTTGGAGGGAAACCGATTGCGCCTTCATATTCCATTTTTTCTCCGTCTCATCTGGCCGATATGGTCAATCTATTCCTTCTCCTGTCGCCCGTTCTTCCGGTCCTGATAATTTTGGCACTTCACCGGACGGACTCGAACCGGGCCGAGAAGAATCTTCACACCTTTCTGCTAATATCTTTTTTCGGCGCCCTCTTATTTCTTCTGGCGGTTGATCCCACATTGGGAATGGCACGCGATTGGGATCTGTTTTCTTTGAGTGCCTTCAGTTTTACATTATTTATTTCCCGCCTGATTTCCTCTGAAACGGAATCGGCACGGAGACTTATGATACCGACCATTACTCTTGCGGCCATCGCCGCACTTGCTTTTTTGGCCGTAAATCTCGGGGCCCCTTCTTCGGCGCGATATTGCCAGTACATTATAAACCTGGATCGCAATAAGTCATTTGGAGCCCTGGTCGCACTTCATAGGTACTATTTGAAAAGCGGTGACATCTATCATGCCGATTCGGTCAACAAAATATATTACGCGGTTTTTGCCGACGAACTCAGAATGGATCGGGCCGAGGAAGCACTGGAGAAAGGCGACTATCATGGGGCCCGGGAACTGTCTCAGCATATCACGCCGGATAAATTTTCCTCACGCTACCATATGCTGATGAGCAATATCTTTTTTCAAGAGGGTGATCCGGATCGCGCTCTCAGGGAGATGGATCAATCCATTCAATTACAGCCATACAACGGCAAATTATATCTGGCGCGGGCGATGATTTACAGCCGGCTGGGGCGCAATGCCAATGCCATACAGGATCTCCGGCAGGGATATCGTTATAATACTCACGATAAAGATATTTTGGAAGGCCTGGCCGCCTTGTATTTATATATTTCCAGACCGGATTCCGCGGTCTTATATGCCAAAAAACTCGCAGTCGCCGACTCCTCCGGCTCGGATGGCTATTATTATCTTTCAAAAGCATTTGCTACATTGGGCAACATTGCAGAGGCAAAGAAATATCTAACTGATTTCAGTAATCGTGCCACAATTGCCGAAATTGAGCAGACCCGACGGATGGAATTGGAAAAGTTAATATCCAACCTGGAAGCGACAGGCCGATAA